From Thalassophryne amazonica chromosome 5, fThaAma1.1, whole genome shotgun sequence:
CTGGCAGCATCTTCCTTCTTAGTAGGAATAGCTTCCACCCATTTGGTAAAAGCATCCACTATCACCAACAGATATCCATATCCTGTTGTCTGGTCCCATATCCGTGTAATCCACTACCACTTCTTGGAACGGAGCAGTGGGTACAGGAAATGTTCCCATCATAGGTATCATAGATGGCCTGGAATTGTACCTCAAACAGGTATCACATTTTTTAATATGTTCACTTATCATGTTCTTTGAGTATGGATGCCACCAGAGcgataaatctttctctgtctgttgttttgaagCATGTGCTTGTCCATGAGCCtcttttaacattattattaagcttttttttttctgaactctgccaatgtcATCActcttgtcagactgaaggttttcctccaaagtttattgtcatctaaataaggctcaaaaccataaatgctgtgtccccacagctgcttcagaaacaccttcagactggacttaaaaaacaaATCTcccgaaaacagctcgacctccaccatgtttacagttgatttgggcttgaatcagcaggtcaccctgctcagagtgctgcgCTCATTGGacagacatctctgctattttagcattgtgggatagctcgcccacagattgagctcgccggactactttctccaccctgctcagcgtgccgctctggttggagcaacaacacagtctcttcccagatggatctctttcagtgcagcttctcattctgactttaacacaaagttaacagccAAGTCTTTCATAGCAAACTgtgaatggtaatcaaaccattccactcgtatctttctgaactcttccgcatcaaactctattgtgtcaatgtttacaatgtgcttgagcaataacaggtgaagttgctcttaaactttaagtttcttaaatatttattacagccacttaaaacttaaaacttcttaaaacttcagttatttttataattttattactggtaaattttagaataaatttagatgagatatactcattatctcacaggaggaATATATCACAGTTATCTGGGAACTAGGTTTTcataggaattcatcaagcacgttggccacggctgcgtactaacacagaatacccagaaactggccagttgttcggccataacgagagcatccacttttagcttgtgataagctaagctagtggcgctcgtgagagtgtgtcaGCAGGTGCTgttctggtgatgacgtagcaatatGGCCGCAGTTGAGAGCTGaacagggctgaaatagagcgcaggcttcagacagctggagtttatccttcacctgcacacttatcgacttttattcattcatttattcttctaccgcttagtccaattaagggtcacggggggctggagcctatcccagaagccatagggcgcgaggcagggtacacctgtatggagctgcatccaactctggcaacaggtccagaaactacactcgctgttttgatgcggagcgctccggcagcccgcaaggataacctgttttcttcttctttcctggcttcaatcttgtccagttcgtccggtgttaaatctttatgccgttgcttttgctgttcttctcgtctgctctccttctctttccattcctcaaacattttattttggccaaaaatattaaatttcacttggaaatccaagttttatcacgtttctgtcattcacctgtcaaaacacagctgatctgcgccaactgatttgcgcgttgccgaactacgtgtgtatacacgaaaataatgcacaccagttagacatggaattctcactgaccatggtataaacagTGTTTTTtatatggaaaaccatacaaaagcattgggacttttgcttttgtccggtgaatgCAAATATCCGGTTGATACAACAACGGTTTAGACGAGTTTTACTGTAGTTGAGTTTGTACAACAAAATGTGAAAGCAGGATGGAGTTACTAAAGCTAAAAAGAAAACTTGATTTCTCTTGACATCCACCTGTATTTGTCTTATTTTTCTCAGATGAATTTTTGATTATTTAATGATTTCAAGCGGCAACATGTATAACATGTTTCTGTAATATTAGATAGAAATATGTAAATGCGAACAGTAACACTGTCAATTGGGGTTTATTAAAAAAGATGTGATGAATTATATAACGTGACTGACACTCAGGAAAAAAATGAACCAGCTGAGCATAGTGATGTCATTCTTTCTTCTCACCACTTGGTGGCAGTGATAAACACCGCTGTTCTTTACAGACAGACTGAAAATaaatatagtagagaagcttgaatctttgactggactgggttgcatgacgcgaggacgtttcgttgCATGACGCGAGGACGTTCAGCGACGTCCTCGCGTCATGcaacgaaacgtcctcgcgtcatgcaacgaaacgtcctcgcgtcatgcaacccagtccagtcgaagattcaagcttctctactaaggaaCAACTGAGAGCTTACACAGAAACAATAAATAGAGATCTTTATGTAGGAAAACTAGTGTGGTGCACTTTGTCTTGTTCTGCAATTTATTGAAATTTAAATTTAGCTTCACTTCCTAAAAAGGAGATGTATTTCTTTTGTCTATCTTGTGATTTGACATGAACCTGCTGTGGAGAGAATTTATACTGGAGGTCTGTTTCTAATAAAACATGAATACTGATATTTTAGGTTTGTTTCTTTTATTTAAGGGTGCAAACTTACAAGGGGTGAAGATGCTTTGTACTAATGCTGAGGGGGCTTCACTGAAAGGATGTAACTATGAAGATCCATCTGGGCTGAAAGTCAACCTGGAAGGTAATCCATCAGAATTTTAGCAGATGAGCGTCTATGTTTGTAATCAGGTTTTAAGTTGATGTCATTGTATTTAGGCGCTAACCTGAAAGGAGTTGAAATGGAAGGAAGCCAAATGACAGGCATCAACCTGCGTGTGGCCACTCTGAAAAATGCTAAGCTGAAGAACTGCAACCTGCGGGGGGCCACTTTAGCAGGAACAGATTTTGAGGTAAGTTAAGGCTGTCGGAAGGGATTATGAACGCAGCTGTTTACTGGGTCAGGAAAGATATGTCAAAAGACCGTTTCATTAATGCCATTTTCCTGTGACCAAAAAGAGAATGAAATGAGCAGATATAAATTAAATGAACAGTAGTGCAGTCCAGAGCCTGAACGTAAACTGCGCACTGCTGTTGGAAGAGAAGGCAGAAGGAGTGCCGAATCGAGTGACCCAGGGGCCAATGCCATGAAGGTTGCCTCCAAGGGGCAGCACAggtgtgtgaaaagtaaatgggctgcatttatatagtgcttttccatctgtatcagacgctcaaagcgctttacaattatgcctcacattcaccccaatgtcaaggtgctgccatacaaggcgctcactacacaccgggagcaataggggactaAAGgcattgtccaagggcccttagtgattttcctgtcaggcggggatttgaacccatgatcttctggactcaagcccaacaccttaaccactagacaatcagacaatttttaggaatccgctagcttagcgcagctactagctcttaatcggtttagcatggcggcttctcctgtctctcccgcacttctctgctctgggtgtgaaatgtttagttattcctcggcctcctttagcagtaatggtacttgtaataagtgtagcttattcgtagctttggaggccaagctgggcgaattggagactcggctccgcaccttggaaaatcctacagctagccaggcccctgtagtcggtgtggaccaaggtagcttagccgccgttagctgccccccagcggatcccgagcagccgggaaagcaggccggctgcgtgactgtgaggaggaagtgtagccctaaacacaagccccctgtacaccaccaacccgttcacatctctaaccatttttccccactcggcgacacacccgccgaggaacaaactctggttattggcgactctgttttgagaaatgtgaagttagtgacaccagcaaccatagtcatttgtctttcgggggccagagcaggcgacattgaaggaaatttgaaactgctggctaaggctaagcgtaaattcggtaagattgtaattcacgtcggtagtaatgacacccggttacgccaatcggaggtcactaaaattaacattgaattggtgtgtaactttgcaaaaacaatgtcggactctgtagttttctctgggcccctccccagttggaccgggagtgacatgtttagccgcatgttctccttgaattgctggctgtctgagtggtgtccaaaaatgaggtgggcttcatagataattggcaaagcttctggggaaaacctggtcttgttaggagagacggcatccatcccactttggatggagcagctctcatttctagaaatctggccaattttattaaaccctccaaaccgtgactatccagggttaggaccaggaagcagaggtgtagtcttacacacctctctgcagcttctctccccctgccgtccccccaataccccatccccgtagagacggtgcctgctcccagaccaccaacaaccagtaaaaatctatttaagcataaaaattcaaaaagaaaaataatatagcaccttcaactgcaccacagactaaaacagttaaatgtggtttattaaacattaggtctctcttttctaagtccctgttagtaaatgatataataattgatcaacatattgatttattctgccttacagaaacctggttatagcaggatgaatatgttagtttaaatgagtcaacaccccgagtcacactaaatgtcagaatgctcgtagcacgggccgagggggaggattagcagcaatcttccactccagcttattaattaatcaaaaacccagacagagctttaattcatttgaaagcttgactcttagtcttgtccatccaaattggacgtcccaaaaaacagttttatttgttgttatctatcgtccacctggtcgttactgtgagtttctctgtgaattttcagaccttttgtctgacttaatgcttagctcagataagataattatagtgggcgattttaacatccacatagatgctgagaatgacagcctcaacactgcatttaatctattattagactcagttggctttgctcaaaatgtaaatgagtccacccaccactttaatcatactttagatcttgttttgacttatggtgtggaaagtgaagacttaacagtattccctgaaaaccaccttctgtctgatcatttcttaataacatttacatttactacccagcagtggggaataagtttcattacagtagaaatctttcggaaagcgctgtaactaggtttaaggatatgattccttctttgttatgttctccaatgccatataccaacacagtgcagagtgtttctttctttttgctctgtatgcaccactctgcatttaatcattagtgattgatctctgctctcttccacagcatgtctttttcctgattctctcccctcagccccaaccagtcccagcagaagactgcccctccctgagcctggttctgctggaggtttcttcctgttaaaagggagtttttccttcccactgtcgccaagtgcttgctcatagggggtcgttttgacctttggggtttttctgtgattattgtatggcttttgccttgcaatataaagcgccttggggcaactgttgtgatttggcgctatataaataaaattgatttgatttgatttgatctgccgGCGACCGAGGAATCGGGTGACCCAGAGGCCAGTGCCATGAGGGTTGCCTCACTTGAGGGTGGCACAGGGCCCTGGAGTGTACAGgttctgtagggatggcagactgcagttgatcaccttctctgttGTGTGGATGatgcgctgcagtctgctcctgtccttagcagtggcagcagcgtaccagacggtgatggaagaGTAGacgatggactcaatgatggcactgtagaagttcaccatcaatgTTTTTGGCAgtttgaacttcctcagctgccacagaaagtacatcctctgttgtgagagagctgacgttcagctcccaTTTGAGGTCCTGGGTAAAGGTGATCCCCAGGTAACGAAAGGACACCCTGTGAGACTGGGGAGTCATGCAGGGTGATAGGGCTGGTGAGGACTGGtttctttctgaagtcaaaaaCTGTCTCCACTGActtgagggcattgagctccagattgttctgtgtgcaccaggacaccaggcaGTTGAGCGCACATCTGTAGGCAGATTCATCCCCCTAAGAGATTAGTCCAACAAGGGTTGTAACATCCGCGAACTTCAGGAGCTTCACtgactggtgactggaggtgcagctgttggtgtacagggagaagcgtAGAGGAGAAAGAACACAGCCTTGGGGGGATCCGGTACTGATGAGCCATGTGTTGGAGATGTGTcctcccagcttcacatgctgccttcTGTTAGTAGCTGACTTCCTGttagacaggaagtcagtgatccacctgcaggtggagtcaggcacaCCAAGCTGAGAGAGGTTGTCGGGCAGCAGAGTTGGGATGATTGTATTGAAAGCAGAGccgaagtccacaaacagaatcctggcatAGGTTCTTGACGAGTCCAGATGCTGAAGGATGAAGAGGAGGGCCATGTTGACAGCATTGTCTACAGACCTGTAAGcgaactgcaggggatccaggaGTGGGTCAGAGATGGGCgtgaggtgtgtgaggacaatGCACTCAAAGGtgttcatcaccacagaggtcaggacttcaggtctgtaatcattaagacctgaagttctttgtttttGGGGGATGGGGATGATGGCAGAGGCCTTGAAGCATGGtggcacctggcatgtctccagtgaggtgatgaagatgtTTGTGAACACCAgggacagttggtctgcacagttcAACACGGATAGGCCCGGCTTCTTGGTGTGTCCACATTACACATCCATATTACATTATTGTAATAAGGTATTTACACAGACAGTGACCCTCTTCTTGACATGGACAATGACCTGAGGCCTGAGAAACTCGAAGTGGTGCAGGATCCAGTGGTCCCTTGTGGTCAGCACCATGGATCCTGCGCCTGATGGGGCCTGCTTCAGTTTCCCATACCTCGTCCTCATGTTGGCGTACCACCTCTTGAGCTGGCCTTCTCCTGTCACAGTGTGGCCTTCAGTCACTTCCTGATGTAGTGTGAGTATTTTTTATTGAGGAGGCACTCCTGCTTTGGGCCTGGAGCCAGTCCACCATCTGCTACTCCAGGATCTGGGTGGACTGTAGTGGGG
This genomic window contains:
- the LOC117510221 gene encoding BTB/POZ domain-containing protein KCTD9-like, whose amino-acid sequence is MLCTNAEGASLKGCNYEDPSGLKVNLEGANLKGVEMEGSQMTGINLRVATLKNAKLKNCNLRGATLAGTDFEGPIPKMEQARKTICKKDKPKQLEAIQNHVTRFCKSC